Proteins from a genomic interval of Aureimonas sp. AU20:
- the tam gene encoding trans-aconitate 2-methyltransferase: MADWNPALYSRFEDERTRPARDLLARCRLDGAPGGAGLRIADLGCGPGNSTELLFERFPQAEITGFDTSEAMLTQARRRLPTCRFEQGDIGRFQAERPFDLLFANASLQWVLGHESLVPALFAQVAPGGLLAAQIPDNLAEPSQTAMRAIAAEPEFADFFEGFSEAREAVATRVTYYDWLIREASEVDVWTTVYEHPMESAEAITDWFRSTGLKPFIDRLPERERERFLGRYTQEMTRLYSERADGRRLLAFPRLFFVARRR, encoded by the coding sequence ATGGCGGATTGGAATCCGGCGCTCTACAGCCGTTTCGAGGACGAACGCACCCGCCCGGCGCGCGATCTCCTCGCCCGCTGCCGGCTGGATGGCGCGCCGGGCGGCGCGGGCCTGCGCATCGCCGACCTCGGCTGCGGCCCCGGCAATTCCACCGAGCTTCTGTTCGAGCGGTTTCCGCAGGCCGAGATCACCGGTTTCGACACGTCGGAGGCGATGCTGACGCAAGCGCGCCGACGCCTGCCCACCTGCCGCTTCGAACAGGGCGACATCGGGCGGTTTCAGGCGGAGCGGCCCTTCGATCTTCTGTTCGCCAATGCCTCGCTGCAATGGGTGCTGGGTCACGAGAGCCTCGTGCCGGCCCTGTTCGCCCAGGTCGCGCCGGGCGGGCTTCTCGCCGCGCAGATCCCCGACAATCTCGCCGAACCGAGCCAGACCGCGATGCGCGCGATTGCCGCCGAGCCGGAGTTTGCCGACTTCTTCGAGGGCTTCTCGGAGGCGCGGGAGGCGGTCGCGACGCGCGTCACCTATTACGACTGGCTGATCCGTGAGGCGAGCGAGGTGGATGTCTGGACCACGGTCTACGAGCATCCGATGGAGAGCGCCGAGGCGATCACCGACTGGTTCCGCTCCACCGGCCTCAAACCCTTCATCGACCGGCTGCCCGAGCGGGAGCGCGAGCGCTTCCTCGGCCGCTACACGCAGGAGATGACGCGGCTCTATAGCGAGCGGGCGGACGGGCGCCG